One Hordeum vulgare subsp. vulgare chromosome 4H, MorexV3_pseudomolecules_assembly, whole genome shotgun sequence DNA window includes the following coding sequences:
- the LOC123448830 gene encoding calvin cycle protein CP12-1, chloroplastic-like, with amino-acid sequence MATITTMAFMATFPAPRSVAQPSATLPSRPSVVSFAARAMRAHGRRLVAVAGSPSTPPELAQKVTESIKQAEETCAGDPVGGECVAAWDEVEELSAAASHARDRKKEHSDPLEEFCEDNPETDECRTYDS; translated from the coding sequence AtggccaccatcaccaccatggCCTTCATGGCCACCTTTCCGGCTCCCAGAAGCGTTGCGCAGCCGTCGGCCACGCTGCCATCTCGCCCGAGCGTCGTGTCGTTCGCGGCCCGGGCGATGCGCGCGCACGGCCGGCGGCTGGTGGCCGTGGCGGGCTCGCCGTCCACGCCCCCGGAGCTGGCGCAGAAGGTGACGGAGAGCATCAAGCAGGCGGAGGAGACGTGCGCGGGCGACCCAGTGGGCGGCGAGTGCGTGGCGGCGTGggacgaggtggaggagctcaGCGCCGCGGCCAGCCACGCGCGCGACCGCAAGAAGGAACACAGCGACCCGCTCGAGGAGTTCTGCGAGGACAACCCCGAGACCGACGAGTGCCGCACCTACGACAGCTAG